One window of the Equus asinus isolate D_3611 breed Donkey chromosome 28, EquAss-T2T_v2, whole genome shotgun sequence genome contains the following:
- the NDRG4 gene encoding protein NDRG4 isoform X2 — translation MPECWDGEHDIETPYGLLHVVIRGSPKGNRPAILTYHDVGLNHKLCFNTFFNFEDMQEITKHFVVCHVDAPGQQVGASQFPQGYQFPSMEQLAAMLPSVVQHFGFKYVIGIGVGAGAYVLAKFALIYPDLVEGLVLMNIDPNGKGWIDWAATKLSGLTSTLPDTVLSHLFSQEELVNSTELVQSYRQQIGNVVNQANLQLFWNIYNSRRDLDINRPGTVPNAKTLRCPVMLVVGDNAPAEDGVVECNSKLDPSTTTFLKMADSGGLPQVTQPGKLTEAFKYFLQGMGYIAYLKDRRLSGGAVPSASMTRLARSRTASLTSASSVDGSRPQACTHSESSEGLGQVNHTMEVSC, via the exons ATGCCGGAGTGCTGGGATGGG gaacaTGACATTGAGACACCTTATGGCCTTCTGCACGTGGTGATCCGGGGCTCCCCCAAAGGGAACCGCCCAGCCATCCTCACCTACCATGACGTGGGCCTCAACC ACAAGCTGTGCTTCAACACCTTCTTCAACTTCGAGGACATGCAGGAGATCACCAAGCACTTCGTGGTGTGCCACGTGGATGCCCCCGGGCAGCAGGTGGGGGCGTCGCAGTTTCCTCAGGG GTACCAGTTCCCCTCCATGGAGCAGCTGGCCGCCATGCTCCCCAGCGTGGTGCAGCACTTTGG GTTCAAGTACGTGATTGGCATTGGAGTGGGAGCCGGAGCGTATGTGCTGGCCAAGTTTGCT CTCATCTACCCCGACCTGGTGGAGGGGCTGGTGCTGATGAACATTGACCCCAATGGCAAAGGCTGGATCGACTGGGCAGCCACCAAG CTCTCCGGCCTGACCAGCACTTTACCCGACACGGTGCTATCCCACCTCTTCAGCCAG GAGGAGCTGGTGAACAGCACAGAGCTGGTGCAGAGCTACCGGCAGCAGATCGGGAACGTGGTGAACCAGGCCAACCTGCAGCTCTTCTGGAACATATACAACAG CCGCAGAGACCTGGACATTAACCGGCCTGGAACAGTGCCCAATGCCAAGACGCTCCG CTGCCCCGTGATGCTGGTGGTCGGGGATAATGCGCCTGCTGAGGATGGGGTG GTCGAGTGCAACTCCAAACTGGATCCAAGCACCACGACCTTCCTGAAG atGGCAGATTCTGGTGGGCTCCCCCAGGTCACACAG CCTGGGAAGCTGACGGAAGCCTTCAAATACTTCCTGCAAGGCATGGGCTACA TTGCGTACTTGAAGGACCGAAGGCTGAGTGGAGGAGCAG TGCCCTCGGCCAGCATGACCCGTCTCGCCCGCTCTCGCACCGCGTCGCTCACCAGCGCCAGCTCGGTGGACGGCAGCCGCCCGCAGGCCTGCACCCACTCGGAGAGCAGTGAGGGGCTGGGCCAGGTCAACCACACCATGGAGGTGTCCTGTTGA
- the NDRG4 gene encoding protein NDRG4 isoform X1, producing MPECWDGEHDIETPYGLLHVVIRGSPKGNRPAILTYHDVGLNHKLCFNTFFNFEDMQEITKHFVVCHVDAPGQQVGASQFPQGYQFPSMEQLAAMLPSVVQHFGFKYVIGIGVGAGAYVLAKFALIYPDLVEGLVLMNIDPNGKGWIDWAATKLSGLTSTLPDTVLSHLFSQEELVNSTELVQSYRQQIGNVVNQANLQLFWNIYNSRRDLDINRPGTVPNAKTLRCPVMLVVGDNAPAEDGVVECNSKLDPSTTTFLKMADSGGLPQVTQPGKLTEAFKYFLQGMGYSSGWYRGHPRNGLGVWGLGKAVAYLKDRRLSGGAVPSASMTRLARSRTASLTSASSVDGSRPQACTHSESSEGLGQVNHTMEVSC from the exons ATGCCGGAGTGCTGGGATGGG gaacaTGACATTGAGACACCTTATGGCCTTCTGCACGTGGTGATCCGGGGCTCCCCCAAAGGGAACCGCCCAGCCATCCTCACCTACCATGACGTGGGCCTCAACC ACAAGCTGTGCTTCAACACCTTCTTCAACTTCGAGGACATGCAGGAGATCACCAAGCACTTCGTGGTGTGCCACGTGGATGCCCCCGGGCAGCAGGTGGGGGCGTCGCAGTTTCCTCAGGG GTACCAGTTCCCCTCCATGGAGCAGCTGGCCGCCATGCTCCCCAGCGTGGTGCAGCACTTTGG GTTCAAGTACGTGATTGGCATTGGAGTGGGAGCCGGAGCGTATGTGCTGGCCAAGTTTGCT CTCATCTACCCCGACCTGGTGGAGGGGCTGGTGCTGATGAACATTGACCCCAATGGCAAAGGCTGGATCGACTGGGCAGCCACCAAG CTCTCCGGCCTGACCAGCACTTTACCCGACACGGTGCTATCCCACCTCTTCAGCCAG GAGGAGCTGGTGAACAGCACAGAGCTGGTGCAGAGCTACCGGCAGCAGATCGGGAACGTGGTGAACCAGGCCAACCTGCAGCTCTTCTGGAACATATACAACAG CCGCAGAGACCTGGACATTAACCGGCCTGGAACAGTGCCCAATGCCAAGACGCTCCG CTGCCCCGTGATGCTGGTGGTCGGGGATAATGCGCCTGCTGAGGATGGGGTG GTCGAGTGCAACTCCAAACTGGATCCAAGCACCACGACCTTCCTGAAG atGGCAGATTCTGGTGGGCTCCCCCAGGTCACACAG CCTGGGAAGCTGACGGAAGCCTTCAAATACTTCCTGCAAGGCATGGGCTACA GTAGTGGATGGTACCGGGGGCATCCGAGGAACGGGCTTGGAGTCTGGGGACTGGGGAAGGCAG TTGCGTACTTGAAGGACCGAAGGCTGAGTGGAGGAGCAG TGCCCTCGGCCAGCATGACCCGTCTCGCCCGCTCTCGCACCGCGTCGCTCACCAGCGCCAGCTCGGTGGACGGCAGCCGCCCGCAGGCCTGCACCCACTCGGAGAGCAGTGAGGGGCTGGGCCAGGTCAACCACACCATGGAGGTGTCCTGTTGA
- the NDRG4 gene encoding protein NDRG4 isoform X3 gives MPECWDGEHDIETPYGLLHVVIRGSPKGNRPAILTYHDVGLNHKLCFNTFFNFEDMQEITKHFVVCHVDAPGQQVGASQFPQGYQFPSMEQLAAMLPSVVQHFGFKYVIGIGVGAGAYVLAKFALIYPDLVEGLVLMNIDPNGKGWIDWAATKLSGLTSTLPDTVLSHLFSQEELVNSTELVQSYRQQIGNVVNQANLQLFWNIYNSRRDLDINRPGTVPNAKTLRCPVMLVVGDNAPAEDGVVECNSKLDPSTTTFLKMADSGGLPQVTQPGKLTEAFKYFLQGMGYMPSASMTRLARSRTASLTSASSVDGSRPQACTHSESSEGLGQVNHTMEVSC, from the exons ATGCCGGAGTGCTGGGATGGG gaacaTGACATTGAGACACCTTATGGCCTTCTGCACGTGGTGATCCGGGGCTCCCCCAAAGGGAACCGCCCAGCCATCCTCACCTACCATGACGTGGGCCTCAACC ACAAGCTGTGCTTCAACACCTTCTTCAACTTCGAGGACATGCAGGAGATCACCAAGCACTTCGTGGTGTGCCACGTGGATGCCCCCGGGCAGCAGGTGGGGGCGTCGCAGTTTCCTCAGGG GTACCAGTTCCCCTCCATGGAGCAGCTGGCCGCCATGCTCCCCAGCGTGGTGCAGCACTTTGG GTTCAAGTACGTGATTGGCATTGGAGTGGGAGCCGGAGCGTATGTGCTGGCCAAGTTTGCT CTCATCTACCCCGACCTGGTGGAGGGGCTGGTGCTGATGAACATTGACCCCAATGGCAAAGGCTGGATCGACTGGGCAGCCACCAAG CTCTCCGGCCTGACCAGCACTTTACCCGACACGGTGCTATCCCACCTCTTCAGCCAG GAGGAGCTGGTGAACAGCACAGAGCTGGTGCAGAGCTACCGGCAGCAGATCGGGAACGTGGTGAACCAGGCCAACCTGCAGCTCTTCTGGAACATATACAACAG CCGCAGAGACCTGGACATTAACCGGCCTGGAACAGTGCCCAATGCCAAGACGCTCCG CTGCCCCGTGATGCTGGTGGTCGGGGATAATGCGCCTGCTGAGGATGGGGTG GTCGAGTGCAACTCCAAACTGGATCCAAGCACCACGACCTTCCTGAAG atGGCAGATTCTGGTGGGCTCCCCCAGGTCACACAG CCTGGGAAGCTGACGGAAGCCTTCAAATACTTCCTGCAAGGCATGGGCTACA TGCCCTCGGCCAGCATGACCCGTCTCGCCCGCTCTCGCACCGCGTCGCTCACCAGCGCCAGCTCGGTGGACGGCAGCCGCCCGCAGGCCTGCACCCACTCGGAGAGCAGTGAGGGGCTGGGCCAGGTCAACCACACCATGGAGGTGTCCTGTTGA
- the NDRG4 gene encoding protein NDRG4 isoform X5, which produces MAGLQELRFPEEKPLLRGQDAAELENSDTFLLAVDTDWKEHDIETPYGLLHVVIRGSPKGNRPAILTYHDVGLNHKLCFNTFFNFEDMQEITKHFVVCHVDAPGQQVGASQFPQGYQFPSMEQLAAMLPSVVQHFGFKYVIGIGVGAGAYVLAKFALIYPDLVEGLVLMNIDPNGKGWIDWAATKLSGLTSTLPDTVLSHLFSQEELVNSTELVQSYRQQIGNVVNQANLQLFWNIYNSRRDLDINRPGTVPNAKTLRCPVMLVVGDNAPAEDGVVECNSKLDPSTTTFLKMADSGGLPQVTQPGKLTEAFKYFLQGMGYSSGWYRGHPRNGLGVWGLGKAVAYLKDRRLSGGAVPSASMTRLARSRTASLTSASSVDGSRPQACTHSESSEGLGQVNHTMEVSC; this is translated from the exons gaacaTGACATTGAGACACCTTATGGCCTTCTGCACGTGGTGATCCGGGGCTCCCCCAAAGGGAACCGCCCAGCCATCCTCACCTACCATGACGTGGGCCTCAACC ACAAGCTGTGCTTCAACACCTTCTTCAACTTCGAGGACATGCAGGAGATCACCAAGCACTTCGTGGTGTGCCACGTGGATGCCCCCGGGCAGCAGGTGGGGGCGTCGCAGTTTCCTCAGGG GTACCAGTTCCCCTCCATGGAGCAGCTGGCCGCCATGCTCCCCAGCGTGGTGCAGCACTTTGG GTTCAAGTACGTGATTGGCATTGGAGTGGGAGCCGGAGCGTATGTGCTGGCCAAGTTTGCT CTCATCTACCCCGACCTGGTGGAGGGGCTGGTGCTGATGAACATTGACCCCAATGGCAAAGGCTGGATCGACTGGGCAGCCACCAAG CTCTCCGGCCTGACCAGCACTTTACCCGACACGGTGCTATCCCACCTCTTCAGCCAG GAGGAGCTGGTGAACAGCACAGAGCTGGTGCAGAGCTACCGGCAGCAGATCGGGAACGTGGTGAACCAGGCCAACCTGCAGCTCTTCTGGAACATATACAACAG CCGCAGAGACCTGGACATTAACCGGCCTGGAACAGTGCCCAATGCCAAGACGCTCCG CTGCCCCGTGATGCTGGTGGTCGGGGATAATGCGCCTGCTGAGGATGGGGTG GTCGAGTGCAACTCCAAACTGGATCCAAGCACCACGACCTTCCTGAAG atGGCAGATTCTGGTGGGCTCCCCCAGGTCACACAG CCTGGGAAGCTGACGGAAGCCTTCAAATACTTCCTGCAAGGCATGGGCTACA GTAGTGGATGGTACCGGGGGCATCCGAGGAACGGGCTTGGAGTCTGGGGACTGGGGAAGGCAG TTGCGTACTTGAAGGACCGAAGGCTGAGTGGAGGAGCAG TGCCCTCGGCCAGCATGACCCGTCTCGCCCGCTCTCGCACCGCGTCGCTCACCAGCGCCAGCTCGGTGGACGGCAGCCGCCCGCAGGCCTGCACCCACTCGGAGAGCAGTGAGGGGCTGGGCCAGGTCAACCACACCATGGAGGTGTCCTGTTGA
- the NDRG4 gene encoding protein NDRG4 isoform X8 translates to MAGLQELRFPEEKPLLRGQDAAELENSDTFLLAVDTDWKEHDIETPYGLLHVVIRGSPKGNRPAILTYHDVGLNHKLCFNTFFNFEDMQEITKHFVVCHVDAPGQQVGASQFPQGYQFPSMEQLAAMLPSVVQHFGFKYVIGIGVGAGAYVLAKFALIYPDLVEGLVLMNIDPNGKGWIDWAATKLSGLTSTLPDTVLSHLFSQEELVNSTELVQSYRQQIGNVVNQANLQLFWNIYNSRRDLDINRPGTVPNAKTLRCPVMLVVGDNAPAEDGVVECNSKLDPSTTTFLKMADSGGLPQVTQPGKLTEAFKYFLQGMGYIAYLKDRRLSGGAVPSASMTRLARSRTASLTSASSVDGSRPQACTHSESSEGLGQVNHTMEVSC, encoded by the exons gaacaTGACATTGAGACACCTTATGGCCTTCTGCACGTGGTGATCCGGGGCTCCCCCAAAGGGAACCGCCCAGCCATCCTCACCTACCATGACGTGGGCCTCAACC ACAAGCTGTGCTTCAACACCTTCTTCAACTTCGAGGACATGCAGGAGATCACCAAGCACTTCGTGGTGTGCCACGTGGATGCCCCCGGGCAGCAGGTGGGGGCGTCGCAGTTTCCTCAGGG GTACCAGTTCCCCTCCATGGAGCAGCTGGCCGCCATGCTCCCCAGCGTGGTGCAGCACTTTGG GTTCAAGTACGTGATTGGCATTGGAGTGGGAGCCGGAGCGTATGTGCTGGCCAAGTTTGCT CTCATCTACCCCGACCTGGTGGAGGGGCTGGTGCTGATGAACATTGACCCCAATGGCAAAGGCTGGATCGACTGGGCAGCCACCAAG CTCTCCGGCCTGACCAGCACTTTACCCGACACGGTGCTATCCCACCTCTTCAGCCAG GAGGAGCTGGTGAACAGCACAGAGCTGGTGCAGAGCTACCGGCAGCAGATCGGGAACGTGGTGAACCAGGCCAACCTGCAGCTCTTCTGGAACATATACAACAG CCGCAGAGACCTGGACATTAACCGGCCTGGAACAGTGCCCAATGCCAAGACGCTCCG CTGCCCCGTGATGCTGGTGGTCGGGGATAATGCGCCTGCTGAGGATGGGGTG GTCGAGTGCAACTCCAAACTGGATCCAAGCACCACGACCTTCCTGAAG atGGCAGATTCTGGTGGGCTCCCCCAGGTCACACAG CCTGGGAAGCTGACGGAAGCCTTCAAATACTTCCTGCAAGGCATGGGCTACA TTGCGTACTTGAAGGACCGAAGGCTGAGTGGAGGAGCAG TGCCCTCGGCCAGCATGACCCGTCTCGCCCGCTCTCGCACCGCGTCGCTCACCAGCGCCAGCTCGGTGGACGGCAGCCGCCCGCAGGCCTGCACCCACTCGGAGAGCAGTGAGGGGCTGGGCCAGGTCAACCACACCATGGAGGTGTCCTGTTGA